The genomic DNA TTCTCTTTGTCCTATTCTTACTTATCTACATTGCAACAATATTGGGCAATCTGTTTATCATGGTGACCATTGCAGCCAGCAGGTCACTTGGTTCCCCCATGTATTTTTTCCTGGCTTCTTTATCATTTATAGATCCTGTCTATTCTACTACTGTTACTCCCAAAATGATCACTGACTTGCTTCATGAGGAAAAGACTATTTCCttccagtcttgtctgactcaaGTCTTTATAGATCATTTATTTGCTGGTGCTGAAGGCATTCTTCTGGTGGTGATGGCCTATGATCAATATGTAGCCATCTCCAAACCTCTTCATTATTTGATCATCATGAATCAGATGGTGTGTGTCCTCATGTTGCTGGTGGCCTGGACTGGAGGCTTTCTGCACTCACTGGTTCAATTGCTGTATATTTCTCATCTCCCTTTCTGTGGCCCCAATGTGACTGACAACATTGTCTGTGACATATACCCTTTACTGAAACTAACTTGCTTTGATACCCACCTCACTGGATTCTTTATGACAGCTAATGGAGGAGCAATTTGCACTGTTGTCTTCTTCATCCTCCTAGTGTCCTATGGTGTCATATTACAATCCCTGAAGACTCATGGTTTGGAAGAGAATCACAAAGCCTTCTATACCTGTGCCTCCCGAATGATGGTGgccattttattctttgttcCCTGTATCGTCCTATATGCCAGGCCTAATTCAACCCTACCCATTgataaatcggagaaggcaatggcaacccactccagtactcttgcctggaaaatcccatggatggaggagtctggcaggctgcagtccatgaggttgctaagagtcggatacgactgagtgtcttccctttcacatttcactttcatgcactggagaaggaaatggcaacccactccagtgttcttgcctggagaatcccagggatgggggaccctcaTGAGTGGCTGTCtatagtgttgcacagagtcggacacgactgacgcgacttagcagcagcagcagcagcattgataaATCCATGACTGTGGTTTTAACTTTCATAACTCCCATGTTGAACCCTTTAATCTACACCCTGAGAAATGCAGAAGTTAAAAATGCCATGAGGAAACTTTGGAGTAAAAATGTGACTTTAGTTGGAAGAGGTTGTGTAGGacatgatattcttttttttagagAATCAATGAATATTTTCAGTATCAGTAATTacaactaaa from Budorcas taxicolor isolate Tak-1 chromosome 15, Takin1.1, whole genome shotgun sequence includes the following:
- the LOC128060582 gene encoding olfactory receptor 4A15-like, which codes for MENRNNVTELVLLGLTQNPEMQKVLFVLFLLIYIATILGNLFIMVTIAASRSLGSPMYFFLASLSFIDPVYSTTVTPKMITDLLHEEKTISFQSCLTQVFIDHLFAGAEGILLVVMAYDQYVAISKPLHYLIIMNQMVCVLMLLVAWTGGFLHSLVQLLYISHLPFCGPNVTDNIVCDIYPLLKLTCFDTHLTGFFMTANGGAICTVVFFILLVSYGVILQSLKTHGLEENHKAFYTCASRMMVAILFFVPCIVLYARPNSTLPIDKSVTVVLTFITPMLNPLIYTLRNAEVKNAMRKLWSKNVTLVGRAAWGPGCRPMSDKFMGEIPQLAPRTGHYTVIEFQV